The following are encoded in a window of Haliotis asinina isolate JCU_RB_2024 chromosome 14, JCU_Hal_asi_v2, whole genome shotgun sequence genomic DNA:
- the LOC137261714 gene encoding uncharacterized protein → MGQSGSAQLETLPHYVQAQPLPVKKVPPPRPSSPPKRPRPPSKNPKYAVPENRVLPVGELLQKKLRPVSQEMSKQHPEFADLFPKSDSDKVRQRDGEQDMDVSDDNAKISDKCETSLTTLGRDVNAVETEKQIHVDNKAEIVDNKTDTTVSTHLNDVVPSGRPSSSDTSASASDEDLSKGQASDSRLRRTHSLDRAPMKPRGHRRHPSKTMSLINEEHTIFEDPRESLAETRDHLYDNWRKEPYTNAVPAGVSLPVRSNFDIDVTYNMTYAQLAEHRRQKHLEELERKTGISVGKLQTDLADNSNIQYNPFLRQASRESTRSTSTTSSETGVSKRKKKRAPPPPSTKVEDNTDEPPVDYDMDEPPVPVLKQHQRRLSVASNASIPSTKTKAAPPPPSNVTSIILAPTQSKPSSAATVSVTVPAAPAPAPAPAPATDPDPADAPAPAPAPDPADAPAPAPAPAPADATAPADATAPDPGPVPAPKPYLSSPPASVPTVMSPAPTQSSALPLTTSLPPPVSGKSVTPSDKEKEEKQAISKLDVLISSETTDSKPFDSDDDGLESDHEDEIVNNPTSKSPEKRLNSLVNGHDESERYSENELVLKPKPPTVNLQKPKYQNEIFREQLARAYEARAKRREEDLKRKEEEERKKKYLEQEEEEDITTRLEKKHGESVEILRKLSQDLDKKWISSSRSHSPESVSSHETDEDDDLSSKESKSPGHRRVFSEDWTPEHDLGSDDDIEDRHTSYSHQRSTSEGFKSSIVPTKFNALKKNSKGKYIRKQSESSNDDKHKYGSIRKLKKTVNKSVRNAFGSLSRASGKLLRKQKSMDFESTDASPPPPPPSNWHLSASSNELNGPPRPLARRLSQGNILTSEEESSDEEEVEQTPGISSHLEMLRPKLNGYLPGQTNSLQRGNIGIEKPEGLRLYKKKNKKNGYVLTTNQERDPRDLFMSEQIKVKERQIEMEKHKQLEMEREMLRLKALEQEERFQRLQTAHFQQQLQFLQQNVSSGDSTICAPPLPPAGGLPSYNLPEYKGQPQLYPHVMNQGQPAVPQMLDTPFSNGANVPTMPNLTSIDINYLSNLMRMNGVQPPTSSQQWAHLLNSVSHSAQPRPSKSMYSGPELSSESRQLKSMYVTTNGPDLTRMFQGRSLDDNQMPTQKHNMMEFLGAKGLSQSFCSLDRQHDPSEINNLLQEYQQSATLHAPSMPSLSEKAKQRSNPMYYSSDEEDLSSGLSPARTSRDHVVRVHVKDFRDIPQVQQHNAYLKSGSVRGSVYTAYHVPGLPTHLQRSPREEDSSSGADR, encoded by the exons ATGGGTCAGTCAGGCAGTGCTCAGCTTGAGACCCTTCCACACTATGTCCAGGCTCAGCCTCTTCCTGTGAAGAAGGTGCCTCCTCCTCGTCCATCGTCTCCACCCAAGCGTCCTCGGCCTCCATCCAAGAACCCAAAGTATGCTGTGCCTGAAAATAGGGTTCTTCCTGTTGGGGAACTGCTTCAAAAGAAACTGCGACCTGTGTCACAGGAAATGTCAAAGCAGCATCCCGAGTTTGCAGATTTGTTCCCCAAAAGTGATTCAGATAAAGTCAGGCAGAGAGATGGAGAGCAGGACATGGATGTTAGCGATGACAATGCCAagataagtgataaatgtgagACATCACTGACCACTTTAGGCAGGGACGTGAATGCTGTTGAGACTGAGAAACAGATACATGTTGACAATAAGGCTGAAATTGTTGACAATAAGACTGATACAACTGTATCTACACATCTCAATGATGTTGTTCCCAGTGGAAGACCCAGTAGTTCTGATACTTCTGCATCTGCCTCAGATGAGGATCTTTCGAAAGGACAGGCTTCTGATTCCAGACTGAGAAGGACTCATTCACTTGATCGTGCACCAATGAAACCTCGTGGCCATAGGCGTCATCCTTCAAAGACAATGAGTTTAATAAATGAGGAACACACTATTTTTGAAGACCCAAGAGAGAGTCTGGCAGAGACTAGAGATCATTTGTATGATAACTGGAGGAAAGAACCTTACACTAATgcagttccagctggtgtgtcACTGCCTGTAAGAAGCAACTTTGACATTGATGTTACATACAATATGACATATGCCCAGTTGGCTGAACATCGGAGACAGAAACATCTGGAAGAATTAGAGAGAAAAACTGGTATCAGTGTAGGCAAACTACAAACTGATCTGGCCGATAATAGCAATATTCAATATAATCCATTTCTGCGGCAGGCTTCGCGTGAGTCCACACGTAGTACCAGCACCACTAGTTCTGAAACGGGGGTGAGTAAGCGAAAGAAGAAGAGAGCACCTCCTCCTCCAAGTACTAAAGTTGAGGATAACACTGATGAGCCTCCTGTTGACTATGACATGGATGAGCCTCCAGTTCCAGTTCTGAAGCAGCACCAACGTCGGTTGTCTGTAGCATCAAATGCTTCCATCCCCAGCACCAAGACAAAGGCAGCTCCACCACCCCCAAGCAATGTCACCAGCATTATTTTGGCTCCTACTCAGAGTAAGCCATCATCAGCAGCTACTGTTTCTGTTACTGTACctgctgctcctgctcctgctcctgctcctgctcctgctaCTGATCCTGATCCTGCTGatgctcctgctcctgctcctgctcctgaTCCTGCTGatgctcctgctcctgctcctgctcctgctcctgctgaTGCTACTGCTCCTGCTGATGCTACTGCTCCTGATCCTGGTCCTGTGCCAGCTCCTAAACCATATTTATCTTCTCCTCCTGCATCAGTGCCCACTGTGATGTCACCAGCACCTACTCAGTCTTCAGCCCTTCCTCTGACAACTTCGCTTCCACCTCCAGTCTCTGGTAAATCAGTGACACCTAGTGACAAAGAAAAGGAAGAAAAACAAGCTATTAGTAAACTAGATGTGCTCATTTCAAGTGAAACTACTGACAGCAAACCATTTGATTCAGATGATGACGGTTTAGAAAGTGATCATGAAGATGAAATTGTGAATAATCCAACATCAAAGAGCCCTGAAAAAAGGCTCAATTCTCTTGTTAATGGACATGATGAGAGTGAAAGatattctgaaaatgaacttgTATTGAAACCAAAGCCACCAACAGTCAATCTACAGAAGCCTAagtatcaaaatgaaatattccgtGAGCAGTTAGCTAGGGCTTATGAAGCCCGAGCAAAGAGGAGAGAGGAAGACCTCAAAAGAAAAGAGGAAGAAGAGAGAAAGAAGAAGTATCTTGAgcaagaagaggaagaagataTAACTACTAGGTTAGAAAAGAAGCATGGTGAATCAGTTGAGATACTGAGAAAGTTGAGTCAAGACTTAGACAAGAAATGGATCAGTAGTAGCAGATCACATTCTCCAGAATCTGTTTCCAGTCATGAGACTGATGAGGATGATGACTTGTCATCTAAAGAGAGCAAATCTCCAGGACATCGCAGAGTTTTCTCAGAAGACTGGACACCAGAGCATGATCTTGGATCAGATGATGACATTGAAGACAGACACACTTCATACTCTCATCAAAGAAGTACATCTGAAGGCTTCAAGTCATCCATAGTTCCAACCAAATTCAATGCATTAAAGAAAAACAGTAAAGGAAAATATATCCGCAAACAGTCTGAATCATCAAATGATGATAAACATAAGTATGGTAGCATTAGAAAATTAAAAAAGACAGTAAACAAAAGTGTTAGGAATGCTTTTGGTTCCTTAAGTCGAGCTTCAGGGAAACTGCTTAGAAAGCAGAAGTCGATGGATTTTGAGTCAACAGATGCTTCTCCTCCTCCACCTCCTCCCTCAAATTGGCATCTCTCTGCATCATCAAATGAGCTGAATGGACCACCGAGACCACTAGCAAGGCGTTTGTCACAAGGTAATATTCTGACTTCAGAAGAGGAGAGCTCTGATGAAGAGGAAGTTGAACAAACACCAGGGATATCCTCCCATTTGGAAATGTTAAGACCTAAACTGAATGGGTACCTCCCAGGACAAACTAATTCTTTACAGCGTGGAAATATAGGTATTGAAAAACCTGAGGGGTTGAGACTTTATAAGAAGAAGAATAAGAAGAATGGGTATGTTCTTACTACTAACCAAGAGAGAGACCCAAGGGACCTTTTTATGTCAGAACAAATCAAAGTGAAAGAACGTCAGATTGAGATGGAAAAACACAAACAGCTTGAGATGGAAAGGGAGATGTTGAGACTTAAAGCTCTGGAACAGGAGGAGCGCTTCCAACGTCTCCAGACAGCTCATTTCCAACAGCAGCTGCAGTTTTTGCAGCAGAATGTGTCAAGTGGAGATTCCACCATCTGTGCTCCCCCACTTCCACCAGCTGGAGGCTTACCCAGTTACAACCTGCCTGAATATAAAGGCCAGCCTCAGCTTTACCCTCATGTGATGAATCAGGGTCAGCCTGCTGTCCCCCAGATGCTCGACACACCTTTCAGTAATGGAGCCAATGTGCCAACTATGCCCAACCTTACCTCGATTGATATTAACTACCTCAGCAATCTGATGAGGATGAATGGTGTCCAGCCTCCAACATCTTCTCAACAATGGGCACACTTGTTAAATTCAGTTAGTCATTCTGCACAGCCAAGGCCAAGCAAGTCCATGTACAGTGGTCCCGAACTTTCATCTGAGTCTCGACAACTAAAGAGCATGTATGTCACAACTAATGGCCCAGACCTAACTAGGATGTTCCAAGGAAGGAGTCTTGATGATAATCAAATGCCTACTCAGAAACATAACATGATGGAATTTCTTGGTGCCAAAGGACTCTCACAAAGTTTCTGTAGTCTTGACCGACAGCATGATCCTAGTGAGATAAACAATCTGCTGCAGGAATACCAGCAGTCAGCAACCCTGCATGCACCATCAATGCCCTCCCTGTCTGAGAAGGCAAAGCAAAGATCAAACCCAATGTACTACTCCAGTGATGAAGAGGATCTGTCCAGTGGGTTATCCCCAGCTCGTACAAGTCGGGATCATGTTGTCAGGGTTCATGTAAAGGACTTTCGAGACATCCCACAGGTTCAACAACACAATGCTTACCTGAAAAGTGGTAGTGTTAGAGGGTCTGTGTACACTGCATACCACGTTCCAGGACTGCCAACACACTTACAGAG GTCTCCACGGGAGGAGGATAGCTCAAGTGGAGCAGATCGCTAG